From Streptomyces sp. TLI_105, the proteins below share one genomic window:
- a CDS encoding YihY/virulence factor BrkB family protein, translating into MGTATRVPQRSEVEAVEAELRLRGDVLSGEEAWAALRHYGGWALVRDSFVRFRYADGFSHSRALALQTVLAILPLAIAVIGLSGVLHTEDIGRIAELTIRRISGPSQDVVDDALRESRRHAGEGGAAALWLGLLFSVANVTTGMCQVERGANRIYGVERDRPFLHKYARGLVMAVLAGVPLGLSFCVTVLGSDLNRALIEVYHLEPATSRAWDVLRWPVGILLAVIATSAVFRRSPRRAQPGYTWLAFGATVHLLLWLGATWALSLYVGSGGSFTTVYGPLSAFMALLLWSYLTSLALFLGLSFAAQLEAVRAGVATPITEDPGV; encoded by the coding sequence ATGGGCACCGCGACGCGCGTACCGCAGCGCAGTGAGGTCGAGGCCGTGGAGGCCGAACTGCGTCTGCGGGGGGACGTCCTGTCGGGCGAGGAGGCCTGGGCCGCGCTCCGCCACTACGGAGGCTGGGCCCTCGTGCGGGACTCCTTCGTACGGTTCCGCTACGCCGACGGGTTCAGCCACTCCCGGGCCCTCGCCCTGCAGACCGTCCTGGCGATCCTTCCGCTGGCCATCGCCGTCATCGGGCTGTCCGGAGTGCTGCACACCGAGGACATCGGGCGGATCGCCGAGCTGACGATCCGCCGGATCAGCGGCCCGAGCCAGGACGTGGTGGACGACGCCCTGCGGGAGAGCCGGCGGCACGCAGGGGAGGGGGGCGCGGCGGCCCTCTGGCTCGGCCTGCTGTTCTCCGTCGCGAACGTCACCACGGGCATGTGCCAGGTGGAGCGCGGCGCGAACCGCATATACGGCGTGGAGCGCGACCGGCCGTTCCTCCACAAGTACGCCCGTGGGCTGGTGATGGCGGTGCTGGCCGGGGTGCCCCTCGGACTGAGCTTCTGCGTCACCGTCCTCGGATCCGACCTGAACCGGGCCCTGATCGAGGTCTATCACCTGGAGCCGGCCACCTCCCGCGCGTGGGACGTGCTGCGCTGGCCCGTGGGGATCCTGTTGGCGGTGATCGCCACCAGTGCCGTCTTCCGCCGCTCGCCCCGGCGCGCCCAACCGGGCTACACCTGGCTCGCCTTCGGTGCCACCGTCCATCTGCTGCTGTGGCTGGGCGCGACGTGGGCATTGAGCCTGTACGTCGGCTCCGGAGGCTCCTTCACCACCGTGTACGGGCCGCTGAGCGCGTTCATGGCGCTGCTGTTGTGGTCGTACCTCACCTCGCTCGCGCTGTTCCTGGGCCTTTCCTTCGCCGCCCAGCTGGAGGCCGTACGGGCGGGGGTGGCGACACCGATCACCGAGGACCCCGGGGTCTGA
- a CDS encoding diacylglycerol kinase family protein, which translates to MTNSHEAGAGPGRLLLLLPVQAAVVAALGLLVTGPLAHRWPLSAEDGVNRALAAHRTAFATAFTDGASLLAGTESVIALTLLCTAALLLVPHVPRWREAAFLAVAVAAQSAVFLLVTLVVNRERPDVPHLDPAPPTSSFPSGHVGASVALFGGLAVLASRRLHGARRHLVVGLLLVIPLFVAVSRAYRGMHHTSDVVAGLLNGACTLALVAAALLPRPREEAATPAPGPAAPRARRAVVVRHPRACGDGTAARVRAVLCDHGYTEQRWTETTAGDPSGALASCLGGTDTDLVVVCGGDGTVRACADVVAGTGISLAIVPCGTGNLLARNLRLPTEPVAALREALRGQAVGLDVGRIRGDGIAPTRFAVMAGAGFDAAMVRDASARLKESLGWAAYVVSAVRHLGDARMRLSIRLDGGAPLERRARMVVIGNVGTLQGGLPLLPEARPDSGRLEVVLLDPRGVTGWLAAAGYLASRVPGGRRQRASGAGERTLAHGALEYFGATRIDLRFARPQPRELDGDVFPAGTRLTAEVEPGALRVCLPAPARADAPAGAGIPTRAGAPAGADAPARADVPAGADAPTRAGAPVGADVPARADAPARADAPAQAATPTGADVPARAGGEGGVHGHRDARTAAQ; encoded by the coding sequence ATGACGAACTCACACGAGGCGGGAGCCGGGCCGGGCCGGCTGCTCCTGCTGCTGCCCGTGCAGGCGGCCGTGGTCGCCGCGCTGGGACTGCTGGTGACCGGCCCCCTCGCACACCGCTGGCCGCTGTCGGCGGAGGACGGCGTCAACCGTGCCCTCGCCGCTCATCGCACCGCCTTCGCCACCGCGTTCACCGACGGGGCGTCCCTGCTGGCCGGCACGGAGAGCGTGATCGCCCTCACCCTCCTGTGCACGGCCGCCCTGCTCCTGGTGCCCCACGTGCCCCGATGGCGGGAGGCGGCGTTCCTCGCCGTGGCGGTGGCCGCGCAGTCCGCCGTCTTCCTGCTCGTCACCCTCGTCGTGAACCGCGAACGCCCCGACGTGCCCCACCTGGACCCGGCGCCGCCGACGTCCAGCTTCCCCTCCGGCCACGTCGGGGCCTCCGTCGCCCTCTTCGGGGGACTGGCCGTCCTCGCGTCCCGGCGCCTGCACGGCGCTCGGCGACACCTCGTGGTGGGGCTGCTCCTCGTGATCCCGCTGTTCGTGGCGGTCTCCCGGGCGTACCGCGGCATGCACCACACCTCCGACGTGGTGGCGGGACTGCTGAACGGCGCCTGCACGCTGGCCCTCGTGGCGGCCGCCCTCCTGCCGCGCCCCCGGGAGGAGGCGGCAACGCCCGCCCCGGGCCCGGCCGCCCCCCGCGCGCGGCGGGCCGTGGTGGTGCGCCACCCGCGCGCGTGCGGCGACGGGACCGCCGCCAGGGTACGGGCCGTGCTGTGCGACCACGGTTACACGGAGCAGCGGTGGACGGAGACGACGGCCGGGGATCCGTCCGGTGCCCTGGCCTCGTGCCTCGGCGGGACCGACACCGATCTGGTCGTCGTCTGCGGCGGGGACGGCACCGTGCGCGCCTGCGCGGACGTGGTGGCCGGGACCGGGATCTCCCTGGCGATCGTCCCCTGCGGCACCGGGAACCTCCTCGCCCGTAACCTGCGGCTGCCGACCGAGCCCGTGGCCGCCCTGCGGGAGGCCCTCCGCGGACAGGCCGTCGGGCTCGACGTGGGACGGATACGGGGCGACGGGATCGCGCCGACCCGGTTCGCGGTCATGGCGGGCGCCGGGTTCGACGCCGCCATGGTCCGGGACGCCTCGGCGCGGCTCAAGGAGAGCCTGGGCTGGGCCGCGTACGTGGTTTCGGCCGTACGGCATCTGGGGGACGCCCGGATGCGGCTGTCGATCCGGCTGGACGGGGGCGCCCCGTTGGAGCGGCGGGCCCGCATGGTCGTCATCGGCAACGTCGGGACCCTTCAGGGCGGGCTGCCGCTGCTGCCGGAGGCCCGGCCGGACAGCGGCAGGCTGGAGGTCGTCCTGCTCGACCCGCGCGGGGTGACCGGCTGGCTCGCCGCCGCCGGGTACCTCGCCTCGCGCGTACCGGGCGGACGGCGGCAGCGTGCGTCCGGCGCGGGGGAACGGACCCTCGCGCACGGCGCACTGGAGTACTTCGGCGCGACCCGGATCGACCTCCGCTTCGCCCGGCCCCAGCCGCGCGAGCTCGACGGTGACGTCTTCCCCGCGGGCACCCGGCTGACCGCGGAGGTCGAGCCGGGGGCGCTGCGGGTGTGCTTGCCGGCCCCGGCGCGGGCAGACGCTCCGGCGGGAGCAGGCATCCCGACACGGGCAGGCGCCCCGGCGGGAGCAGACGCTCCGGCGCGGGCAGACGTTCCGGCGGGCGCAGACGCTCCGACACGGGCAGGCGCTCCGGTGGGAGCAGACGTTCCGGCGCGGGCAGACGCTCCGGCGAGAGCAGACGCCCCGGCCCAGGCAGCCACCCCGACGGGGGCAGACGTCCCGGCGCGGGCCGGAGGGGAAGGAGGGGTCCATGGGCACCGCGACGCGCGTACCGCAGCGCAGTGA
- a CDS encoding YihY/virulence factor BrkB family protein gives MTSNTLRTHRSTPGNRVVELLRRARSNLRNTAVRLWDDNIADYAAALTYYAVLALVPALLVSVSLVGLAGTDTRERLIRDLTSYAPPQSAQVLREALEGLTSAPSSLWALLVSGVLSALWSASSYLAVFRRALHAMHRLPDTRPPLRAAHVLVLTAGVLLALLVAGAASLVATGPVARRLAAAAGHSGTGAMAILRWPVLLVIVTALILILYRTGPVQARGTRRGFPGGALAAFLWLGASALFTLYTQFGTYSRLYGSLAGVVVFLVWLWFGNLALLAGAQFNAVLARTGERAGEAPADAETTSSYR, from the coding sequence GTGACATCGAACACTCTCCGCACGCACCGGAGCACTCCGGGAAACCGGGTCGTCGAGCTGCTGAGACGCGCCCGCTCGAACCTGCGGAACACCGCCGTACGCCTCTGGGACGACAACATCGCCGACTACGCGGCGGCCCTCACCTACTACGCGGTGCTGGCGCTCGTGCCCGCCCTGCTCGTCTCGGTCTCCCTGGTGGGGCTGGCCGGGACCGACACCCGCGAGCGCCTGATCCGCGACCTCACCTCCTACGCCCCTCCCCAGTCGGCCCAGGTGCTCCGAGAGGCCCTGGAGGGCCTCACCTCGGCGCCGTCCTCCCTGTGGGCGCTGCTCGTCAGCGGTGTCCTGAGCGCGCTGTGGTCGGCCTCCAGCTACTTGGCGGTCTTCCGTCGCGCCCTGCACGCGATGCACCGGCTGCCCGACACGCGGCCGCCGCTGCGTGCGGCACACGTCCTCGTCCTCACCGCCGGAGTGCTGTTGGCCCTGCTCGTCGCGGGCGCCGCGAGCCTCGTCGCGACCGGCCCCGTGGCCCGTCGGCTCGCGGCGGCCGCGGGCCACTCGGGCACGGGCGCCATGGCGATCCTGCGGTGGCCGGTGCTCCTGGTGATCGTCACGGCGCTGATCCTCATCCTCTACCGGACCGGACCCGTCCAAGCCCGCGGCACGCGCCGGGGGTTTCCGGGCGGCGCCCTGGCGGCCTTCCTGTGGCTCGGCGCTTCGGCGCTCTTCACCCTCTACACGCAGTTCGGGACCTACAGCCGCCTCTACGGTTCGCTGGCGGGGGTCGTCGTTTTCCTCGTGTGGCTGTGGTTCGGCAACCTGGCCCTGCTCGCCGGCGCGCAGTTCAACGCGGTGCTCGCACGGACCGGAGAACGAGCCGGCGAGGCGCCGGCGGACGCCGAGACCACCTCCTCCTACAGGTAG
- a CDS encoding phosphatidylserine/phosphatidylglycerophosphate/cardiolipin synthase family protein — protein MSDREPPLGGATTATADSGPAGERIHRIRRRLERLIGVAATEGNAVRPLRNGDEIFAAMLDAIGSARHTVDMMTFVYWRGDIARRFAVALSDRARAGVRVRLLLDGFGSRLIERDLLDRMSGAGVEIAWFRKPLYLSPLKQNHRCHRKVLVVDEQTAFTGGVGIAEEWCGDARNPNEWRDTHVEVRGPAVDGIAAAFAQNWAECHVELFDERDRFVSHRPSGNAIVQVVRGSASFGWQDMQTLMRVILESAEERVRLATAYFAPDTYFIDLLCATARRGVEVEILLPGPHTDKRVCQLAGQHHYEALITCGVRIHQYQPTMMHAKVITMDGVVSLIGSTNFNRRSLDHDEEVMLAVMDAEFTAALDAHYDEDLEVSEAIRPGRWKRRSLLQRARETAVLPIRRYL, from the coding sequence ATGTCTGATAGAGAGCCGCCGCTCGGCGGTGCGACGACCGCGACCGCCGACAGCGGCCCGGCGGGCGAACGGATCCACCGCATACGCCGGCGCCTGGAAAGACTCATCGGCGTCGCGGCGACCGAGGGCAACGCCGTACGTCCCCTGCGCAACGGGGACGAGATCTTCGCCGCGATGCTGGACGCGATCGGCAGTGCCCGTCACACCGTCGACATGATGACCTTCGTCTACTGGCGGGGCGACATCGCGCGGCGTTTCGCCGTGGCCCTGTCCGACCGGGCGCGTGCGGGTGTGCGGGTGAGGCTGCTGTTGGACGGCTTCGGCAGCCGTCTGATAGAGCGGGACCTGCTGGACCGGATGAGCGGGGCCGGAGTCGAGATCGCCTGGTTCCGCAAGCCTCTCTACCTCTCGCCGCTCAAGCAGAACCACCGCTGCCACCGCAAGGTCCTCGTGGTCGACGAGCAGACCGCTTTCACCGGAGGCGTCGGGATCGCCGAGGAATGGTGCGGTGACGCGCGCAATCCCAACGAGTGGCGGGACACGCACGTCGAGGTCCGAGGTCCCGCCGTGGACGGCATCGCCGCCGCCTTCGCCCAGAACTGGGCCGAATGCCATGTGGAACTCTTCGACGAGCGCGACCGGTTCGTGAGCCACCGCCCGAGCGGGAACGCCATCGTGCAGGTCGTCCGCGGCTCGGCCAGCTTCGGCTGGCAGGACATGCAGACCCTGATGCGCGTCATCCTCGAATCGGCCGAGGAACGGGTCCGTCTGGCGACCGCCTACTTCGCCCCCGACACCTACTTCATCGACCTGCTCTGCGCGACGGCCCGGCGCGGCGTGGAGGTCGAGATCCTGCTGCCCGGCCCCCACACGGACAAGCGCGTGTGCCAGCTGGCGGGACAGCACCACTACGAGGCGCTGATCACCTGCGGCGTGCGCATCCACCAGTACCAGCCGACCATGATGCACGCGAAGGTCATCACCATGGACGGCGTCGTGTCCCTGATCGGCTCCACGAACTTCAACCGCCGCTCCCTCGATCACGACGAGGAGGTCATGCTCGCCGTCATGGACGCCGAGTTCACCGCCGCCCTCGACGCGCACTACGACGAGGACCTCGAAGTCAGCGAAGCGATCCGCCCGGGCCGCTGGAAGCGGCGCTCGCTGCTGCAGCGCGCCCGGGAGACCGCGGTGCTCCCCATCCGCCGCTACCTGTAG
- a CDS encoding CGNR zinc finger domain-containing protein, whose translation MIAAAAGSPKPSPTTVTPTVETVLAFVNTRADGSGRRELFGDGDSFAAWLAERDEFDGETVVTDADAAVARELRDALVTVLLAHSGDEESLGEPLLRAERHLRRVGSLYPLATVVTAGGVELASPQAGVPRVFGTVLAAVTTFAQSSDWGRIKACRNPPCHFGFFDRTRNGGGLYCSTGCGSQVSMRKHRQRQRHGSGAPSEA comes from the coding sequence ATGATCGCTGCGGCAGCCGGATCCCCCAAACCCAGCCCGACCACCGTCACGCCGACGGTGGAGACCGTTCTCGCGTTCGTGAACACGCGCGCGGACGGATCGGGTCGCCGAGAGTTGTTCGGGGACGGGGACTCGTTCGCGGCGTGGCTGGCGGAGCGCGACGAGTTCGATGGCGAAACCGTGGTGACCGACGCTGACGCCGCGGTCGCGCGCGAGCTGCGTGATGCCCTGGTGACCGTGCTGCTCGCGCACTCGGGCGATGAGGAAAGTCTGGGTGAGCCGCTGCTGCGTGCCGAGCGGCACCTGCGACGTGTGGGTTCGCTCTACCCACTGGCGACGGTGGTCACGGCCGGTGGTGTGGAGCTGGCCTCACCGCAGGCGGGGGTGCCGCGCGTGTTCGGAACCGTACTGGCTGCGGTGACGACGTTTGCGCAGAGCAGCGACTGGGGGCGCATCAAGGCGTGCCGGAACCCCCCATGCCACTTCGGTTTCTTCGACCGCACCCGCAATGGGGGAGGGCTGTACTGCAGCACTGGCTGCGGCTCCCAGGTGTCCATGCGCAAACACCGCCAGCGGCAGCGCCATGGCAGTGGTGCGCCGTCCGAGGCGTGA
- a CDS encoding SDR family NAD(P)-dependent oxidoreductase has protein sequence MNRTSNQHGRPRTWLITGATSGIGRELTLQALENGDTVSALARDTSSLDELAQAHGERLLLIQADVREERAVRDAVEGTVARFGRIDVVANNAGYGLFGAVEEASDTQVRAVFDTNVFGVLNVLRATLPVLRAQRSGHVLQGSSVYGQSAHPGVGLLAATKHAVEGLSDALAAEVAPLGIKVTIIQPGLTATPFLANLDVAAGLDDYDQTVREVQKGIGELPTSAFSAAARIAAGIRTAVDSPNPPLRLALGSSSATGMRPALEARIADLDSWQRVTDAVDRQ, from the coding sequence ATGAATAGAACATCCAACCAGCACGGCCGCCCCCGCACATGGCTGATCACCGGCGCGACGTCCGGCATCGGCCGCGAACTGACGCTCCAGGCACTGGAGAACGGCGACACCGTCTCGGCCCTCGCCCGCGACACCTCCTCCCTGGACGAACTGGCGCAAGCGCACGGTGAGCGCCTGCTTCTCATCCAGGCGGATGTACGTGAGGAGCGAGCCGTCCGGGACGCGGTGGAAGGCACGGTCGCGCGGTTCGGCCGCATCGACGTCGTGGCCAACAACGCGGGTTACGGACTGTTCGGAGCCGTCGAGGAGGCCTCCGACACGCAGGTCCGTGCCGTGTTCGACACCAATGTCTTCGGAGTGCTCAACGTGCTCCGCGCAACGCTGCCGGTGCTCCGCGCCCAGCGGTCCGGGCACGTCCTCCAGGGCTCGTCCGTCTACGGACAGTCCGCCCATCCCGGCGTGGGTCTGCTGGCCGCCACCAAGCACGCGGTCGAGGGGCTGTCGGACGCGCTCGCGGCCGAGGTCGCACCACTCGGCATCAAGGTCACGATCATCCAGCCCGGCCTGACCGCGACCCCCTTCCTCGCCAACCTCGATGTCGCAGCCGGCCTGGACGACTACGACCAGACCGTCCGCGAGGTTCAGAAGGGCATCGGAGAGCTGCCGACGTCCGCGTTCTCCGCCGCGGCGCGGATCGCCGCAGGCATCCGGACCGCGGTTGACAGCCCCAACCCTCCGCTACGCCTGGCCCTTGGCTCCTCCAGCGCGACGGGCATGCGCCCTGCCCTGGAGGCACGGATCGCAGACCTGGACAGCTGGCAGCGTGTGACCGACGCCGTCGACAGGCAGTAA
- a CDS encoding MurR/RpiR family transcriptional regulator, which translates to MASGQQARAQAAAITPGRRSSEAEGEVVAVSPAERVRALFGGHRLSPAQRRIAQFLTDHLTEAAFLSITELAERVGVSQPSVTRFASSLGFSGYPALREALQPIALSAVAGAPGEGEERHRNELQSAIDAEIENLTSLRRALAAPDRIVGIGRELARSVPLTVVGLRISVSLAEYFAYAARRIHPDVRVVTRGGSVAYDGLLQAREAGGTWALAFAMPRHAKETLAVVRAARGVGLRVALITDLALGPLADEADEVFTAGTGSRLVFDSYAAPGVLSAGILQAMADADPERTQTRLEKYEHAAEQHDFFLDD; encoded by the coding sequence GTGGCATCCGGGCAGCAGGCGCGTGCACAGGCAGCCGCGATCACGCCGGGCAGGCGCTCGTCCGAGGCGGAGGGCGAGGTGGTGGCGGTCTCTCCCGCCGAGCGGGTGCGGGCGCTGTTCGGCGGGCACCGGCTGTCTCCCGCGCAGCGGCGTATCGCCCAGTTCCTGACCGATCACCTCACCGAGGCCGCGTTCTTGTCCATCACCGAGCTCGCGGAGCGCGTGGGGGTCAGCCAGCCGTCCGTGACCCGGTTCGCCTCCTCGCTGGGATTCAGCGGCTACCCCGCGCTCAGGGAGGCGCTCCAGCCCATCGCGCTCAGCGCGGTCGCCGGTGCGCCCGGCGAGGGGGAGGAGCGGCACCGCAACGAGCTCCAGTCGGCGATCGACGCCGAGATCGAGAACCTGACGTCCCTGCGGCGCGCCCTCGCCGCCCCCGACCGGATCGTCGGCATCGGCCGCGAGCTGGCCCGGTCCGTCCCCCTGACGGTCGTCGGCCTGCGCATCTCGGTCTCCCTCGCCGAGTACTTCGCGTACGCCGCGCGGCGCATCCACCCCGATGTCCGGGTGGTGACGCGGGGCGGCAGCGTCGCCTACGACGGACTGCTCCAGGCGCGCGAGGCGGGCGGCACGTGGGCGCTGGCCTTCGCGATGCCGCGGCACGCCAAGGAGACCCTCGCCGTCGTGCGTGCCGCCCGCGGTGTCGGGCTGCGCGTCGCGCTGATCACGGACCTCGCGCTCGGGCCGCTGGCCGACGAGGCCGATGAGGTGTTCACCGCGGGCACGGGCTCACGGCTCGTCTTCGACTCGTACGCGGCGCCGGGGGTGCTGTCCGCGGGCATCCTCCAGGCCATGGCGGACGCGGACCCGGAGCGTACGCAGACTCGGCTTGAGAAGTACGAGCACGCGGCGGAGCAGCACGATTTCTTCCTGGACGACTGA
- a CDS encoding acyl-CoA dehydrogenase: MAPDDASAAASGYTQPVIDVEALAGLLDGEYAGIRDLVRTNLAAHSSVLEDAERLGMDAFRDRVRDIVVEMAGTGQTGMGFPAAYGGGGDVGASVAAFETLAFGDLSVLVKVGVQFGLFGGAILHLGTGRHHDAYLPDLVAGRLLGCFAMTETGHGSNVQALGTVARYDTEAQEFVVTTEGDAARKDYIGNAARHAELAVVFAQLEVGGESRGVHALVVPLRSGGKVLPGVEIEDDGRKMGLNGVDNGRIRFDGVRVPREALLNRFADVTPEGAYVSSIDNPNRRFFTMLGTLVQGRVCVGGAGVNVAKVALALAIKYGVRRRQFEASPGAEEQLLLDYGLHQRRLLPLLARTYALHFAQDVVRGQLHDVFSGHEDDPQARRRLESRAAGTKALGTWHATRTVQECREACGGAGYLAVNRFAALKADSDVFTTFEGDNHVLLQLVAKGLLTDHASEFEDLDQLGVVRYVTGLAVETVIEKASVHKLLERVRDLLPGGDEWDREAGLLDSEYHLAMLRYREEHMLAGLARRLKRGVDRKRDPGAVFSQVQDHVIALAHAHVERLVLEAFVDAFRALPDGGNRVALGLLCDLFALSTIEADRAWFMEHGRLTVQRSKAISREVNDLCRKVRPLAVDLVDAWGIPSETLRAPDLLG, encoded by the coding sequence ATGGCACCCGACGACGCTTCTGCCGCAGCGAGCGGCTACACGCAGCCCGTGATCGACGTCGAAGCCCTGGCGGGCCTTCTGGACGGCGAGTACGCCGGGATCCGCGACCTCGTCCGGACCAACCTGGCGGCTCACTCTTCTGTGTTGGAGGACGCAGAGCGACTCGGCATGGACGCGTTCCGCGACCGGGTGCGCGACATCGTGGTCGAGATGGCCGGGACCGGCCAGACCGGTATGGGCTTCCCAGCGGCGTACGGTGGCGGCGGCGACGTCGGCGCCTCTGTCGCCGCCTTCGAGACCCTCGCTTTCGGTGATCTGTCGGTGCTGGTCAAGGTCGGTGTGCAGTTCGGGCTGTTCGGCGGCGCGATCTTGCACCTGGGTACCGGACGTCACCACGACGCCTACTTGCCGGACCTGGTCGCCGGGCGGCTTCTGGGCTGCTTCGCTATGACCGAGACCGGGCACGGCTCCAACGTCCAGGCGCTTGGGACGGTGGCCCGGTACGACACCGAGGCCCAGGAGTTCGTCGTCACCACCGAAGGCGACGCTGCCCGCAAGGACTACATCGGGAACGCGGCCCGCCACGCCGAGCTGGCGGTCGTCTTCGCCCAGCTGGAGGTGGGCGGAGAGTCCCGCGGCGTGCACGCGCTCGTCGTGCCGCTCCGGTCCGGGGGAAAGGTCCTGCCGGGCGTCGAGATCGAGGACGACGGCCGCAAGATGGGCCTCAACGGCGTCGACAACGGCCGGATCCGCTTCGACGGGGTCCGGGTGCCGCGTGAGGCGCTGCTCAACCGCTTTGCGGATGTCACACCCGAGGGCGCGTACGTCAGTTCCATCGACAATCCCAACCGCCGCTTCTTCACCATGCTCGGCACGCTCGTCCAGGGCCGGGTCTGTGTCGGCGGCGCCGGGGTGAACGTCGCCAAGGTCGCCCTCGCTCTCGCCATCAAGTACGGCGTGCGGCGACGCCAGTTCGAGGCGTCGCCGGGTGCCGAGGAGCAGCTCCTCCTGGACTACGGGCTGCACCAGCGCCGGCTACTGCCGCTGCTCGCCCGCACGTACGCGCTGCATTTCGCGCAGGACGTCGTCCGCGGACAGCTGCACGACGTCTTCTCCGGCCACGAGGACGACCCGCAGGCGCGGCGGCGGCTGGAGTCGCGGGCCGCCGGCACCAAGGCGCTCGGCACCTGGCATGCCACCCGTACGGTGCAGGAGTGCCGCGAGGCATGCGGGGGCGCCGGCTACCTCGCGGTGAACCGCTTCGCCGCGCTCAAGGCCGACAGCGACGTCTTCACCACCTTCGAGGGCGACAACCACGTGCTGCTCCAGCTCGTGGCGAAGGGTCTGCTCACCGACCACGCCAGCGAGTTCGAGGACCTGGACCAGCTCGGCGTGGTCCGCTACGTCACCGGCCTCGCTGTCGAGACCGTCATCGAGAAGGCGTCCGTCCACAAGCTCCTGGAACGGGTCCGCGACCTGCTGCCCGGCGGCGACGAATGGGACCGGGAGGCCGGGCTGCTCGACTCGGAGTACCACCTGGCCATGCTGCGCTATCGCGAGGAGCACATGCTCGCCGGGCTGGCCCGCCGGCTCAAGCGCGGAGTCGACCGGAAACGTGATCCCGGCGCCGTCTTCTCGCAGGTGCAGGACCATGTGATCGCGCTCGCCCACGCGCACGTCGAGCGACTGGTGCTGGAGGCGTTCGTCGACGCGTTCCGGGCCCTGCCCGACGGTGGCAACAGGGTCGCGCTGGGTCTGCTCTGCGACCTGTTCGCGCTGTCGACGATCGAAGCGGACCGGGCCTGGTTCATGGAGCACGGCCGGCTGACCGTCCAGCGGTCCAAGGCGATCAGCCGTGAGGTGAACGACCTCTGCCGCAAGGTCCGGCCGCTGGCCGTCGACCTGGTCGACGCCTGGGGCATCCCGTCCGAGACGCTGCGGGCGCCGGACCTGCTGGGCTGA